The region TAGTCTTGCCGCAGCCGTTCGGCCCGACCAGCGCGATTTTATCGCCGCGCTGCACCTGGGCGGAAAAACCGGACACCAGCGTCTTGCCGTCCACCTGGTAATGAACATCTTCCAGTTCAAATACAATCTTGCCGGAGCGGGACGCCTCTTCCACCTGCATTTTGGCGTTGCCCATCACTTCGCGACGTTCGGCGCGTTCCTGACGCATCGTTTTGAGCGCCCGCACGCGGCCTTCGTTGCGGGTGCGACGGGCCTTGATGCCCTGGCGGATCCACACCTCTTCCTGCGCCAGCTTGCGGTCGAATTCGGCATTCTGCAGTTCTTCCACCCGCAGCGCCTCTTCTTTACCCAGCAGGTATTTGTCGTAATCGCCAGGCCAGGACACCAGCTTACCGCGATCGAGATCGACAATACGGGTCGCCATATTGCGGATAAACGAACGGTCATGGGAAATGAACACGATGCTGCCGGAAAACGTCTTGAGGAAACCTTCCAGCCAGTCGATGGTATCGATGTCCAGGTGGTTGGTGGGTTCATCCAGCAACAACACCCGCGGCGCGCTGACCAGCGCACGCCCCAGCGCCGCTTTACGCAACCAGCCGCCGGACAGCGCCGACAGCGGCATGTCCGCCGACAATCCCAACTGCTCCAGCACCTCGTTGATGCGGTCCTCCAGCTTCCACAGCCCCTGATGGTCCAGCACTTCCTGAATATTCGCCAGCTGGTTCAGGTTTTTCTCGCTGGGGTCTTCCCCCACCAGCCGCAACGCGACATGGTAAGCCTTCAGGTACTCGGCCTGCGCCGCCACGCCTTCGGCGACGAAATCAAACACCGTGCCGGCCACATCGCGCGGCGGGTCCTGCTGCAAACGCGCCACAATCAGGTCCTGCTCGTACACCAGCCGGCCGTCATCCAGCGGTATTTCCTTCGCCAGAATTTTCAGCAACGTGGATTTGCCGGCGCCGTTACGCCCGACCAAACACACGCGCTCGTTGTCTTCAATATGCAGTTCGGTGTTGTCCAACAGCGGCGCATCGCTGAACGACAGCCAGGCGCCGGATAAGCTGATCAATGACATAGTAGTTATTTTTCCTCGCCGGCGTGTTTCAGCAGCCAGCAGTTGTGAATCTGACGGTTACGGGCGAAATCCTGCGACAAGGTTTGTCCGGTAATTTCCTTCGCCTCCAGTCCCAGCGCGGCCAGTCCGGCCAGGTCCATCTGGAATCCGCGTTTGTTGTTGGAAAACATAATGGTACCGCCGGGGCGCAGCATACGTTTGAGCTGGGTCATCAGCATCAGGTGATCACGCTGCACATCGAACGACTCGTCCATCCGCTTGGAGTTGGAGAAGGTCGGCGGATCGATAAAAATCAGGTCAAACTGTTCGTGGGTTTCACGCATCCACGTCAGACAATCGGCGTGGATCAGCCGGTGCTGGCGGCCAGTCAGGCCGTTGAGGCGCAGGTTCTTCTCCGCCCATTCCAGATAAGTACGCGACATGTCCACCGTGGTGGTGGAGCGCGCGCCGCCCAACCCGGCATGCACGCTGGCGCTGCCGGTGTAGGCAAACAGGTTGAGGAAATCCTTGCCTTGGCTCATCTCGCCTAACATACGGCGGGCGATACGATGATCGAGAAACAGCCCGGTGTCCAGATAGTCGGTCAGGTTGACCCACAGTTTGGCGTTGAACTCCGATACCTGCAGAAACTCGCCTTTCTCGGCCAGTTTTTCGTATTGGCTATTGCCCTTCTGACGTTCGCGGGTTTTCAGCACCAGATGGCTGGCGGGCAACTCCAGC is a window of Dickeya solani IPO 2222 DNA encoding:
- a CDS encoding ABC transporter ATP-binding protein gives rise to the protein MSLISLSGAWLSFSDAPLLDNTELHIEDNERVCLVGRNGAGKSTLLKILAKEIPLDDGRLVYEQDLIVARLQQDPPRDVAGTVFDFVAEGVAAQAEYLKAYHVALRLVGEDPSEKNLNQLANIQEVLDHQGLWKLEDRINEVLEQLGLSADMPLSALSGGWLRKAALGRALVSAPRVLLLDEPTNHLDIDTIDWLEGFLKTFSGSIVFISHDRSFIRNMATRIVDLDRGKLVSWPGDYDKYLLGKEEALRVEELQNAEFDRKLAQEEVWIRQGIKARRTRNEGRVRALKTMRQERAERREVMGNAKMQVEEASRSGKIVFELEDVHYQVDGKTLVSGFSAQVQRGDKIALVGPNGCGKTTLLKLMLGQLAPTSGRVHCGTKLEVAYFDQHRAELDPERTVMDNLAEGKQEVMVNGRPRHVLGYLQDFLFHPKRAMTPVKALSGGERNRLLLARLFLKPSNLLILDEPTNDLDVETLELLEELLDSYQGTVLLVSHDRQFVDNSVTECWIFEGNGLIGRYVGGYYDAQQQRASSAPLRTSLPVKNAAVKEKRDSENAQNAPAAQSAKRGGGKLSYNQQRELEQLPQRIEVLEAEIENLQQQMNDPAFFSRSHDETQPVLTALADAERQLETCFERWETLEAQKNG